Genomic DNA from Theobroma cacao cultivar B97-61/B2 chromosome 3, Criollo_cocoa_genome_V2, whole genome shotgun sequence:
GTTCTGACTGCTGTGCAGCACTCCAATCTGTGCAGCATGACTGCCTCTGCAACACTCTCAGGATTGCTTCTCGACTTCCTTCTCGTTGCAATATCCCAGCTCTCAGTTGTGGTAACTGATatgtatattaaaattttttttccttaatcccctctttctttttttctaatttttatgcTTAAAGTTTGCTCATAACATTTCCTCATTCTATGTATGTGCAGGTGTGCAAATTAATGCATGATGGTGCAAGTGGGTAAAATAAGGCTGGACTTCTATTATAttgtccttttttttaatgtgtACCCCGATCTGTGTCCAAGCAACACTATGGAGATCATAGAGAACTTTTTCACTGTTGAGAAATAAAACTATCTTCTCTTTGAGGAAAACTAACAActttcccattttttttttttgtttgacaaGTCCTTTCATTTATCTAAAGAAACAGAACACATTACGACGGAGTATCAACTCAAACCATCGGACAAAATCCTCGTGGTTGTGTCTGGATTTCAGTTAATTCGGCGCAAAGTACTCGACCTGTAATTAACAGCTAAGAGCTGACCATGCAATCCCACAACGTTCATAAATAAATGGTTGATACTTGATACCAAACAATCGTAGCCTTTTATCCCTTAAAAATTGCCATACAAACTTTGAATTATGCAGAGTTTGAATCCATCCAGAGCACTGTATCTTCATTTGCCAGgaatttttgtttggattAAGACAGTTTTAGATGGTTTGCCATGCTAtagtaattattatttattaaccaTAATTCACATAATTATCCAATTCTGCCTATGCAACCTTCCCAAACTATTGAACAATTACAAATATAAATGCATTTTTAAAAATCgttttgtttttgaacttgGAAACTGCAACCAGGGTCAAAGCAGAGGaacacaaaattttattaaaagaaataaatagcATATCAAATACATATGCAATTAAGttcatatataaattatatgatttaaaaataattacttccaatatatataattttcttaactttaattttatttcataattagAATTCTGATTATGGATAGAATATGATTATATTCTCATTAGCATCAATTaagaaacattaaaaaatataaatactttttaaaaattaaaagaattttgccCCAATATGCGGACAAAATActagaataattatattatattcatCCAAATTAGTCTTCAAATTTGGGCCTCAAAGAAATTTctaataaaactaaaaaaatggTATAAAATGGGCCGCCAAGACCCATCCCAATTTATTTACTACTTATTGTACCGAAAGTGcccttcttcttctcccaACGCGACCGGTCCCGAATTTGTTATCCTGGTTCTCTTCTCAAATCCGACATTTCCTCTGTCGAAAACGACGATAGCCTAGTGACACCCAGGTCAGTTTTACTTCTGTgcccttcattttcttctatcAACTCGGTACTCAGGGAGAGTCCTTGCTTCATAGATTATTAGTGGttaacttgttttctttttattattattattttaatttgcatGGGGGAAGCGTATTTATTTATCTACCCAATTTCAGTAAATGTTACTTGAATGTAATTGATGTAAgtctttaattatttttatttattttgcttaaatttctttactttCAGTATTCCTGGTTACCATTTTTATAAGATGGTAGTTAGGAAAATAAGAGATGTTTTGACAGGctttaatttgaattaatgAACTCATCAACTTTGTACTTTGAGTGAGGCAATTTAACGAACTTTTAGCAGACTTCTCTTTCTTTGATGAATGTAAATGTAATGTTGAACTCATATTATTCAATGGTTAATAGCTTTCAAAAGCTTACATTTAATTTGTGTAATCGCTGGCTCAAAAAGAAACTGTAGAATTGCTTATATTTTCCAAGATAGTTTTTGACAAACTTACTTCATTTGCATCTTATTGCTATCTCTGAGTTATGTCTTTCTTCTGCCTATGTGCATGTTAAGGCATTGAATTCAGTGCCCTGTTTCGTTACTGAAAAACTGTTCTGTCTTTTGCTGAATACAGCTTTAATGTTTGTTGATTTTTCACCTTTTCCTCCTCTGCTACAATGTAACTCATGCTTCCTTTTTAATGAAGGTCAATGAATAGGGATGCCGATGACTTGGGCAACCTTCATGATGAGGACGCAGATAATAGAGCTCAAACATCAGACAAATTGGACTTGAATGTAGAGCACAATTGTCGCAGCCCAAAAGTGAACCCTGTCCATACAACTCAGTCCATTCTTCCCTCGAAAGGTGAAACTAATGCAGACGGGGTACTAAAAATTGGAATAGAATTTGATTCTGATGAACATGCATACAGATTTTACAATAAATATGCTAGGTTGTTAGGTTTTAGTGTTCGAAAAGATTGGGTAAACAGGAGTAAGATACATGGTCAGGTGGTTTCTAGAAAGTTTACATGTTCTAAGGAAGGTTATAGGCGGAAAGATCAAAGAGATGTCAATGTGAAGAAGCATCGGAAGGAAACAAGAACTGGTTGCTTGGCACACATGATTATTACTCGTCAACCTAATGGTAAATATCGGGTTAGTCATTTTGAAGCAAACCACAATCATGACAACATAAACCCTAACAATGAGCAAACATTACAATTGCAAAAGGAACTATGCTTTGCTCAAGCTTCTGAAACTGATAAGCCAAACAATTCAGAGACACAAAACGCAGCCTTTGACTTGATGAGGAGAAGATTTTTGGTGCGTGAATCTCTTGATTGTCTTGCTGAGGATTATGACAATCACCTAAGATCTGAAAGGGTGAGAGATATGAAGGAGGGAGAGGCAGGTCATTTGTTGCGTTATTTTCTGAGGCAACACTTTGAAAATCCATCAGTCTTTTATGCAATACAGCTTGATATTGATGATAAGGTAAGTAACATATTTTGGGCTGATGATAATATGGTTGTGGactataattattttggtGATGTGGTTTGTTTGGACACAAGTTGTCGAACAAACAAAGACTTGAAGCCATTTGTACAGTTTATAGGTGTGAATCATCATAATCAAGTTGTGATCTTTGCTGCAGCACTTCTATACGATGATACTGTTGAATCACTTAAGTGGTTATTTCATACATTTTTGGAAGCAATGTCCGGGAAGAAGCCAAAGGTCATTCTAACAGATCAAGATGCTACAGTTGTTGAAGCAATCAGTTCAGTCTTACCAGAAACAAGTCACCATATATGTGTATGGCAGATGCACCGGAATGCCCTTAAACACCTTAGCTATGTACAGAAGGATGCTGAAGCTTTTGCCAATGATTTTAGAAGTTGCATTTATGACCACAAGGATGAGAATGACTTCATTCATGCTTGGGAGGCAATGCTGGAAATTTATAACCTGAAGCAAAATGAGTGGCTAAAGTGGATGTATAGAGAaagggagaaatgggctgtgGTATATGACAgaaatacattttttattgatatgaAATGCTCACATTTAGGTGAGAGTTTATCTAACAAGTTGAGACGTCATCTCAACTCTGACCAGGACGtgcttcaatttttcaagCACTTTGAGAGGGTGGTAGATGAGCAACGCTACAAAGAAATTGAGGCTAGTGATGAGATGAGCCACTGCAAGCCAAAATTGATGGGGAATGTGATTTTGTTAAAGCATGCAAGTGAAATCTATACACCAAAGGCATTTGAAGTATTTCAGTGTGAATATGAGAAGTGTCTAAATGTTGTTGCTAATCAGTGCAGTCAAAATGGATACTTATCTGAATACAAAGTTAACACGTTTGGACAAAGTCAAGAATACACTGTTACATTTGATTCCTCTGATGATACAGTCATTTGCAGTTGTATGAAGTTTGAATA
This window encodes:
- the LOC18605511 gene encoding protein FAR1-RELATED SEQUENCE 7, yielding MNRDADDLGNLHDEDADNRAQTSDKLDLNVEHNCRSPKVNPVHTTQSILPSKGETNADGVLKIGIEFDSDEHAYRFYNKYARLLGFSVRKDWVNRSKIHGQVVSRKFTCSKEGYRRKDQRDVNVKKHRKETRTGCLAHMIITRQPNGKYRVSHFEANHNHDNINPNNEQTLQLQKELCFAQASETDKPNNSETQNAAFDLMRRRFLVRESLDCLAEDYDNHLRSERVRDMKEGEAGHLLRYFLRQHFENPSVFYAIQLDIDDKVSNIFWADDNMVVDYNYFGDVVCLDTSCRTNKDLKPFVQFIGVNHHNQVVIFAAALLYDDTVESLKWLFHTFLEAMSGKKPKVILTDQDATVVEAISSVLPETSHHICVWQMHRNALKHLSYVQKDAEAFANDFRSCIYDHKDENDFIHAWEAMLEIYNLKQNEWLKWMYREREKWAVVYDRNTFFIDMKCSHLGESLSNKLRRHLNSDQDVLQFFKHFERVVDEQRYKEIEASDEMSHCKPKLMGNVILLKHASEIYTPKAFEVFQCEYEKCLNVVANQCSQNGYLSEYKVNTFGQSQEYTVTFDSSDDTVICSCMKFEYVGFLCSHALRVLDHRNIKVVPSRYILRRWTKDARIGCAREDSDFIIQENPKLVAARRYRDMCRCILNISARAAESDDAFHFASRQLNEIIVGVEKILTLKAEEAQVIASSSSGASASDSENAEIFLDGHAIEDQDESSRVQSKKENEAVVPHRQKQKNVPERGSKTKGVQNKRSNSPNTITSISSPSPTYVSPQASGPAPVMQGLFNFEANQVVQCIYQQPNMVMDQEPNAEMYQQPNFYTDQHDSPSQTQLLQEPLIRSTYQESASNSTHLRQAMELDIQPPHSSSFLLYDHRYRTSDTPFLGPK